A genome region from Sporichthyaceae bacterium includes the following:
- a CDS encoding A/G-specific adenine glycosylase, which translates to MQPPRKHGGAPNPGVALSRDNVNAATLVEAITSWYRRHARELPWRAPQIDGWAVLVSEVMLQQTPVARVLPAWEAWLQRWPTPKDMATASPGDAVLAWGRLGYPRRALRLREAAVAITEQHNGVVPDDIEQLRALPGVGEYTAAAVASFAHRQRHIVLDTNVRRVLERIESGRELPPNSLTKAERKRAAILLPDDPEAAATWNVAAMELGALVCTATNPRCGLCPVRERCAWLAAGKPAGEVPRRVQTYAGTDRQVRGRLLAALRDAAPEPVPTAALDACWNEPLQRARALDSLVADGLVDPLPDGSFTLPQNP; encoded by the coding sequence TTGCAGCCGCCGCGCAAACACGGAGGCGCGCCGAACCCGGGAGTAGCGCTGAGCAGGGACAACGTCAACGCGGCCACATTGGTCGAGGCGATTACCTCGTGGTACCGCCGGCATGCCCGAGAGTTACCTTGGCGCGCCCCACAGATCGACGGCTGGGCCGTGTTGGTCAGCGAGGTGATGCTGCAGCAGACCCCGGTTGCCAGGGTGCTGCCCGCCTGGGAAGCGTGGCTGCAGCGATGGCCGACGCCGAAAGACATGGCGACCGCGAGCCCTGGCGATGCCGTGCTGGCCTGGGGCCGACTCGGCTATCCACGACGTGCGCTGCGACTGCGCGAAGCAGCAGTCGCCATCACCGAACAACACAACGGCGTGGTACCGGACGACATCGAGCAACTGCGCGCCCTGCCCGGCGTCGGCGAGTACACCGCCGCCGCGGTCGCCTCGTTTGCCCACCGCCAACGCCACATCGTGCTGGACACCAATGTTCGCCGGGTCCTGGAGCGCATCGAAAGTGGCCGAGAACTCCCACCGAACTCACTGACCAAAGCCGAGCGCAAACGAGCAGCGATCCTGCTCCCCGACGACCCCGAAGCCGCCGCCACCTGGAACGTGGCCGCCATGGAACTCGGCGCCCTGGTCTGCACGGCGACAAACCCGCGCTGCGGGTTGTGCCCGGTGCGCGAGCGCTGCGCCTGGCTGGCCGCCGGCAAACCCGCCGGGGAGGTACCCCGCAGGGTGCAGACCTACGCCGGCACCGACCGCCAGGTCCGCGGCCGCCTGCTCGCCGCACTCCGCGACGCGGCACCGGAACCGGTGCCCACGGCCGCGTTGGACGCGTGCTGGAACGAGCCGTTGCAGCGCGCGCGAGCGCTGGACAGCCTGGTCGCCGACGGCCTCGTCGACCCGTTGCCCGACGGCAGCTTCACCCTCCCCCAAAACCCGTAA